The Novosphingobium terrae genome has a window encoding:
- a CDS encoding metallophosphoesterase family protein, producing MALGPDGKPYKTRADVHMAGESPARAFARRREALTLKKEILKGGGRKQEAGPSLLAELAPNIPVTSLEKTNKLAWILTYLAHRFGPREKLRSYAGTGQSGIHRMADTGTVALYGDWASGTLAAAQVATRIREHSPEHTIHMGDIYFVGDEDEARENFLGEEVAGSPWQAVAFPRGSQRSFALNGNHEMYARGRGYFRRVLPALDQQASFFALENEHWRIIGLDSGYHSITWPFRELLFRPDCHLPDAVVDWLKEIVTTPRREDMGSGDAKDPRGTIILTHHQPFSFYEPGFPRLMEQIGAVLGGPVLWFWGHEHWMSVYAPVERAGLEIHGRCIGHGGMPCEPPGTKRDPSYPILLEDHRILDTGAQVVLWPNGYAMLGFDGPDLRVDYRDVAGTLVAHEAWTVRDGTIVMAEAPVADVEGVGPPL from the coding sequence ATGGCTCTGGGACCGGATGGCAAGCCGTACAAGACACGCGCCGATGTGCATATGGCGGGGGAATCGCCCGCCCGCGCCTTCGCCCGCCGCCGTGAAGCGCTCACCCTCAAGAAGGAAATTCTCAAGGGGGGAGGTCGTAAACAGGAAGCCGGGCCAAGCCTGCTGGCCGAACTGGCGCCCAACATCCCCGTCACCAGTCTGGAAAAGACCAACAAGCTGGCCTGGATCCTGACCTATCTGGCCCATCGCTTCGGCCCGCGCGAAAAGCTGCGCAGCTATGCCGGCACCGGGCAGAGCGGCATCCATAGGATGGCCGACACCGGCACGGTGGCGCTGTATGGCGATTGGGCCAGCGGCACTCTGGCCGCCGCGCAAGTCGCCACGCGCATCCGCGAGCACAGTCCCGAACACACCATCCATATGGGCGACATCTATTTCGTGGGTGATGAGGATGAAGCCCGCGAAAACTTTCTGGGCGAGGAGGTTGCGGGCAGCCCATGGCAGGCGGTGGCTTTCCCGCGTGGCAGCCAGCGCTCTTTCGCGCTCAATGGCAACCATGAGATGTATGCGCGCGGGCGCGGCTATTTCCGCCGCGTCCTGCCCGCGCTGGATCAGCAGGCCAGCTTCTTCGCGCTGGAGAACGAGCACTGGCGCATCATCGGGCTGGACAGCGGCTATCACTCGATCACCTGGCCCTTCCGGGAGCTGCTGTTCCGGCCCGACTGTCATCTGCCCGATGCCGTGGTGGACTGGCTGAAGGAGATCGTCACCACGCCCCGCCGTGAGGACATGGGCTCCGGCGACGCGAAGGACCCGCGCGGCACGATCATCCTCACCCATCACCAGCCTTTCTCCTTCTATGAGCCCGGCTTTCCCCGGCTGATGGAGCAGATCGGCGCCGTGCTGGGCGGACCGGTGCTATGGTTCTGGGGGCATGAGCACTGGATGTCGGTCTATGCGCCCGTCGAGCGCGCCGGGCTGGAAATCCACGGGCGCTGCATCGGCCATGGCGGCATGCCCTGCGAGCCACCGGGCACCAAGCGCGATCCGTCCTATCCCATCCTGCTGGAGGATCACCGCATTCTCGATACGGGGGCTCAGGTGGTGCTGTGGCCCAATGGCTATGCCATGCTGGGGTTCGATGGGCCTGATCTGCGCGTCGATTACCGCGATGTGGCAGGCACGCTGGTTGCCCATGAGGCCTGGACAGTGCGTGACGGCACAATCGTTATGGCAGAGGCGCCTGTCGCCGATGTTGAAGGTGTCGGGCCGCCTCTCTGA